A window from Cryptomeria japonica chromosome 1, Sugi_1.0, whole genome shotgun sequence encodes these proteins:
- the LOC131857289 gene encoding disease resistance protein Roq1-like — MTGLGQDEALELFSCHAFCKAVPETPYKRACRGHPLALEVIGAQLFDKESNDIQCWEEAVHNIGENPDISRILQTSFDGLSHIEKEIFLDIACCFVGQRKRDTDLFWEVLYPNKVQTAIKNLSLKMLINIYSPQDSFHMHDLVREMGRGI, encoded by the coding sequence ATGACTGGACTAGGGCAGGATGAAGCTCTCGAATTGTTCAGTTGCCATGCTTTCTGTAAGGCAGTCCCAGAGACCCCTTACAAAAGAGCCTGTCGAGGGCATCCTCTTGCATTAGAAGTCATTGGAGCACAATTATTTGATAAGGAGTCCAATGACATCCAATGTTGGGAAGAAGCTGTCCATAACATTGGGGAAAATCCAGACATATCTAGAATTCTTCAAACCAGTTTTGATGGACTTAGCCATATCGAGAAGGAAATATTTCTGGATATAGCTTGCTGCTTTGTTGGTCAAAGGAAAAGAGACACTGATCTTTTCTGGGAAGTTTTATACCCCAATAAAGTTCAAACAGCCATCAAGAATCTTTCACTAAAAATGCTTATAAACATCTATAGCCCTCAAGATTCCTTCCATATGCATGACCTTGTACGGGAAATGGGAAGAGGAATTTAG